Below is a genomic region from Raphanus sativus cultivar WK10039 chromosome 4, ASM80110v3, whole genome shotgun sequence.
cctaatctccctgatgcacttcttaaacccatctttcatcacGTCAACTACgtccttgaacatattttccaactcctctctggtcacccaactagcctcttctctagcctcttctctagcctattctctagcctcttctctatcgtcttctctagcctctttaagagcctctttacgagctttcttccgaggtctctgattgtcttcctcctcctcctcctccacctccaccacaaccatctctttggctcttttcgatggagtcacaaccttaggttttgtaccagtgacttcccagcaatccatggtccacttccacggtctccgatcatacatgactttaatgatgttctccgcgggcacgtcctcaacctcagagtcccattttggccacatttcactaatgtccttctcaacaaagttgatcacgcgggtctgcagtaaatagaagaagaatcgagttagatatttgaaacaaaatactaaatagacgacttaattataagtcatctactaagtcgtccagctggacgaccttccagacgacttattataagtcgtctactaagtcgtccagctggaagaccttccagacgacttattataagtcttctaataagtcgtccagctagaagaccttccagacgacttataataagtcatctactaagtcgtccagctggaagaccttccagacgacttataataagtcgtctactaagtcgtccagctggaagactttccagacaacttaattaagtgaagatggaaaagtacctgactcaagatagcagctttcatgaatatgcggcctctgctgccctcgtaagccagaatcggtggagacggactgtttgctctgggactaccaatactagcacccattcCCGGCAgagctgtgtacgcccagacctgaagaacttgtataaacccatccacggtgtaacagccagtaatctctttgttccacaaagagtccatcagcaccttaaatgcgactctcccccatggataattctcaaaccgttctaaatccatcactagccttgctaGAGTAGATCGTGTAGCGGTTgaaaactttctcccttcaatgaatccagtgaagatggaaaggtacgcgagccgcttgcgatcttccgtggaccaatccccgcatctcttcagtgctgttttatctgatcagtagttggcccagcttccagatTAACTCCTAtcatcccccagaaagaaaccatctctttggtaacttcacattttggtgtctcaaggtcttcgatgtactcgcagtttagaccagtgaggttttcaaactctaacagtgaaaacctcacaggttctggaccaacgagagaccacatctcgtacttcttcttaatgtccagctttaaacagagCATGTAGTGAACcggccttgaagcccaaccaaattcctgctccttgaacttgatgaaaactcccaaacTCGACTcattgagctcttcaaattcatcatcagtgagagcttccctaagagcagtatgcaacttcttgttatccgtatgatacgaaatgctatgctggggttctggctcttcctctaatgtgtataacctacggaggagttctggaatatccatcctttttgtctgcaaaataatcaaagacaacaatagaagtcagaacacaagctaaatcaatcacaccttaattgttactccagacgacttagtagacgactttaatataagtcgtctggaaagtcgtccaactggacgacttagttgacgacttatatttaagtcgtctggaaagtcttccaaatggacgacttatatttaagtcgtctactaagtcctccagttggaagactttccagacgacttacttacaagtcttccagtagaaaaatttcaagcggacctgattagtcgcagaaggagttggagtactcgtcattgtggttatagatctgaaaaaataaacgtgaaacggtgagaatgagtaaattgatagagacaacattttatgttcatcttttcctcgagattgatgacttaccggcgttagggtttacagagaaacggcgctacggtttacagagaagaagcggcggtgctagctagtgtttagaggaagcggcggtgagaacgttggtgagcacggtggtgAGGGCGAcagtttgttcggaaatagtggaagcgggggcgctaggatttagaggaatcggcggcgctaggattagaagaagctgcggcgacaacggtgagaatgaagtgagatagatagccgacgttgagaacgatggtttgttcggaaatagtgggaattcgaatcgcctttgatatcgccggtgagagagaactgttagggtttctgaatttagcggaaaatgaaacaaaaaaaaatcaccttatatattgggtaaataatccggttagctttaaaagtacattggtaaactttaaggtttggtccggtttagacgacttattctgactgataatgtacatcagacgacctaatatttagtcgtctgtgcacagaagactaaatattaagtcgtcccagaccctaaaatgaacccctaagctaaaatgactaaattaacttactaaccacgttataaaatcaaattatacttcaatagtgtttattATACACATAAATGAACAcgcttaggtaattttaaaaattttcaaaaacggttttaatgctttccaaaatctaaccctaagaacacatacaatactacaacatatgttgatgaaacataaactaaagaatatcatgactcactactttcactcatctgggctgaaaacaattgaaatttgttatatattaatttatatctcttaagacatatgttaattacataattccaattttcacttatcaaaatatttttttacaaaatttttaaattatgtttaagaataactgtccagacgactttaagttaagttgtctggacgacttattttcaagtcgtctaaacagacgacttgcgaggggtagaaacgtaaaaaaaatccgtttttttgtttgttcacaaggagatagttgtaatttcaatagccttttaggttacttttgcctttgacccaagttggggtattcttttgggtttgaatccaagttttgagtcacacttGGTAATTCTCTCGATATTATTTGGattaaaacattatattaaatagtttctaatatattttaattttaatatttgacttttattaaacatatatgcttttcaaatgtgattttataaatttaaaatggaCGTAATACATTTTCTTTcactcaaaataaaaatctattatcAAGTCATCGTGAAAAAGTCAAAGCAATGTTATTATACATCTccgaaaacaaagaaaaaaaaagaaaattcaaaaaaatagaaCTACGttgtcccaaaaaaaaaaattgaataaagaaATGAAACTAACAGATGCCAAATAATATGAAAGAAATCTGCATGGCCACACCAGCACACGAATTTGCCGTTGCAAATTAGATccaaattaaactatatatagtgcttaatacatttttgttacttctgattacaaaaaataaaatgaatactTTACATAGCCATCGTCTAGGCTACATCTTGCTTCTAGTTATATTTCATTCCTCTGTGTTTGGTTTAGTTTCCAATAAGAATATATCTAGTGATGCTGACAGTACCTTCAAATCTCAAACTGCTTACACTCACTATGGCAAAGACATGGGTAAGGAATATATTATGTGTACAGAAGCTAATCTCGAACTTCCGTGGAAGCTTTCTTGTACAAGAGAATCTAAAGATGTTGTTACAAAAATCAATTTTGCTGATTATGGTAATCCTTCCGGTAAATGTGAACACTATAAACACGGAAATTGCGGTGCATCAACCACCATGAAGGTTGTCAAAAAGGTTAGCAAAATTAATTGCAGAATTGTCTTGTGAATTATACTGaacaataaatatttcaatgaataataatgtgaaatataattCTGTGCAGAATTGTCTTGGAAAACACATGTGTGTGTTTATGGTTACCGACGAGATGTTTGGTACGAGTCACTGCAAAACGGATGTGAAGTTCTTTGTTCAATACACTTGTACAAAAGCATAGCCTTAGGTTTCTTATTTGCTTCTTAATTactagtctttttttttgctactccctcaattttataatataaatcgtttaagaaaataattaatttcttatattttctaaataaaaatattattaattgtttacATAACCAGAatccaataaataataaaatggaATGTATATTATCATTGGTCAAATAACattgatatttaattaaattagaacaaatattttttctaaaacgattttaattaaaaaaaaatagtaaggTCTTTTATAAAAATGGTTGCATGGTTTGTTTTCTTATAGTGATCAAGTTCCATTTATGCCTAGCTCTTCTCCTGCCTCGTTCATTTTCTCCTATTAATcaacaataatatattttacaaaccaGTATGTAAATAAATCCcatgaattttcaaaaataccactttatcattattcatctttaccatcactaaatagatatatatatactctgGAACATAGAAAGAGCTAAGCTAATTAGCTTGGCGGTCTCTTTGGTCTCCacagatttttgttttgtttactctGTTTTCCCGACAAGAATCCCATATCCCTCGTCGCAGTATCCACAGTACTATCTTTCAGTTCACCATTTCGCTTCCCTTGCTATTATAGTGTTTCGTATAAATGGacattatatatctatctactaaacataaaatgcattttaaaaaaaatgtattagaaCAACGTAATCATTCACATAACTTCTGCATATCCATATCGAATAATTAAGAGAATTAGTGCATTGTCAAATGTATTATATTGTTTCCTAAAATACAAAATAGTTTTAGTCAGCCATAAATTTTGATTCTCATCGctataaattagtaaatagatTCTCAATCACAATTAAATGTATCCCATTTTAAATGgtgattttattaaaacatcaaatcagtCAAAAATACAAtctaattttacataaattatatttctgaTACATCATTTGTTTAAAGTTACAATATTTCTGATACATCGTTTATTTCTCatgctaaaaaaatatttattttaaacaaacttactaataaaaaatatttgttttctcaaCCTACTgaaccatataatttttttatgtgaATAACCATATCATTTTTTTGATACATCGTATACAAAAATATCTGTATTTGATTAGGTACATAATAATCGTATAACTTCAGTTGTTATATGAAATTGAtgctttgatttttatttattttttaattcataataGGACCAAAAAAGTATTATATTGTATTATAGTGTTTTGTATAAATGAACATTAGATCTCTATCTACTAAACGTAAAatgtatttcaaatatatataaaaagaatgtATTAAAACAATGTATTAAAACAATGTAATTATTCACATAACTTCTGCGTATCCATATCGAAATGCATAATTAATGAGATTAGTACATTGCCGAATGTATTATATTGTTTCCTAAATTACAGAATAGTTTCAGTCagccgtaaattttgattttcatcgccataaattagtaaatagatTCTCAGTCACAATTAAATACACTCCATTTCAAATGGTGATTTAATCAAAACATCAAATCAGTCAAAGATACAATCACATTTTgcataaattatatttctcatACATcgtttatttaaaactatagtttctgatacaTCGTTTGTTTCTCAAGGTaaagaaatatttgttttaaacaaacttactaagaaaaaaaatttgttttttcaacctactaaaccatataatttttttaacccGGAGAACCATATCATTTTTGATacatcatattatttattttctgatccaagaatttatatgatatttataatataatacgTAGTCAATCATGatatgcaaaaaatatatcatatacaaAAACTATGGTTTATTAGGTATGTAATAATCATATAAATTCAATTGTTATATGAACTTGATGCTTTGATTAGTTTATCTTTTTACATAAATCATatcaaatgttttaaattttccttatattatttaaaaaaaattggaaagaaAGACATAATCAAATATTATGCATTGTTTACGGAAATTTAATCTATTTTCCTAAATTACTGTTGATTTTAATTGCTATTCTAACTGAGACAAATCATTTTGAACATATATGTAGTTTCAAATATTCATAGTTTTATGATTGGtcgaaataaaaaaattaaatcgttCCAgtgtaatattttgtattagGTACATGactttttcattagttttcgtCTCACATCTAAAGATGATTTATGCAGAGTTTGAGCATGATCTTTtcagtattaaaatattaacaaaggTATCAATCATGTCTGGAATCAATTCATCATATTCACTAATTTTGTTTAAACCATCAAGTAATTTTTCTCAATTATAATCGCTGAGAAAcatgtttatatatacaatttgaAATACAAATTTTGTCTAATTTGAGAGCTGTGTTTTTATGACAACATGTgttaaaataagttttaaagTAAATTGTACCACAAGTTTAGgaatattaattagtaaatatttGCTATAATTTTGGGGATttgttttcatcattaaaaccctAAACATACATCATTATGTATATACTTATGCACTGTCTTCAACACATCTCCTCATCACATCACTTTTTCGAATCATCATTAACAAACCAGAAGTCGACTAGGAAAACACATATGGCGGACTTCATTAGTTTTATATCagcttttatttattcttttagaTTTACTTCCACAAACTATATTTCAATTacacaaaacaaataacacaagATATAAAATACTTTGAAGCTTACTTTGTTTACGTATCTGTACTTTCATTGAATTTCTTAACATGAATAATCTGTAATGTATGGGCGTGGAATTTTACCTTTATAATATCCATATATTCaaattgtaatttatttaagttttctCACCCTGCGCAGAGCGCAGGTTATCACCTAGTATTTGTAGTATTTAGTTAACAAACGAACCacaattacataaaaataaatattagacgatctattttttgaaacattcaccatataaaataaatttacagtttttcaaaaaaaaatattatttaaaaggaAACATTCTGTTCTTTCCTTTAATGTAAATGTcgattttccaaaaataattataaactacCATATACATACTATCTTTTGATTTATGGGCTTACAACTATACATAGTCATTAATTTAATTCATTGCATTTGTGACTCATTAATATTGATCATTACAaacctataaattaaaatgcatAACATAAATACAATGCATTTACATTATCCAAAAACTCAAAtagtttattcagttttatgtattattataaaGTATATGAGAGTTTTGAtcaagttttcaaaaaaatattagaagatttttttggatattttttttcgGCCAAGCGGTGTCGGTTAGCGGGTTAATGACGGGTTTCTTTGTTTTATcggatatttaaataatattttttcattaattcCTAATTTTGTGGAAAACAATTAGTTGGTAGAACCTCTAACATAATGCTGcatgaagaaaataaatcagTCGAGATTATATACGGCCGGATTAACCGGTTTGACTGTGGGTCcgaatcatatataaaaatactgcttatattttaattagtcTACAAACTACATATGTACCCAACTAAAAGAGTTGAAAacgatttaaaagaaaatgccTTATTTGcatcatttaaaagaaaatgcCTTATTAGTCCTCATCTTTCAGTTCAGTttgaatattttagtttttctgtTTTACCTCAAATTGTTCATGTATTTACAAAGTTCAATTTGATTCAATTATGTTAATTTGGTTTTTGTTCCGGTTCATTTGCAAAGTTGGAAACTAGCTAATATACAAAAAGTAGGTCCAATTTAGTTCTGGTTCAATTCTGGTTTTCGAATAATTATGGATTTATCGATAAAATAttggataatttaaaattttcaatttaaatgtAGGGTAATTcggataaaaaatattaaataatactgatattttaaaaatattttgaataaaaagtaTCGGGTAATTCGGTGTATAGATAATATTTTAGGATATCTATTTGATTCACAATTCGGTTCCAGTTTTTTGGTTATAGAGATATATGATCTGCTCGGTTATATATGAAATTCCGTTTAGTTATGGTTTTGTGTCTTCATTTTGGTATCGTTCAGTTCACTATCCATAATAAATGTATCCAAACCCATACTATATCTAATATAGAAATTCGTTTAAATTGAGTTTATCTATTGTCGAAAACAAATCTGTGATTTTCAAActcggatcaaaatctagttatttgGATTAAAACATTATGTTAACTagtttctaaaattaaatttcaatttaaatattttgacttttaataaagatatatgttttataaatgtgattttataaatttaaaatggacctaatatattttttcactcaaaataaaatctattACTAAACGATCATAGAAAAGTCAAAGGAATGTTATTCCCCACCCCCGAAAACAAATCAGAAAAAAAGAGAACTGAAAAATAGAACTGTAATTTGAGAGAAATTTGCGAGGCCACACCAACCCACGAATTTTCCGTTGAAAATTAATCCaagtaaaactatatataactatattcaTAAGTAGTGCTTACTACATTTTGTTACTTTTGATTACGGAGACAACAAAATGGATACTTCTCATAGCCGTCGTCGAGGCTACATCTTTCTTCTAGTTCTATCTTATTCCTCTGTGCTTGGTTTAGCTTCCAATATGAATATTTCTTCCAATGATGCAAGAGGCAACAAAACCGACAGTTTCTTTGAAGATCAATATGCTTACACTCATTATGGCACAGACATGGGCAAGGAATATATTATCTGTGCAGAATCTACTATGGAATCTCCGTGGGTGCTTGGTTGCAATAAGTCTAAAGAAGTTTTTACAAAGATCAATTTTGCTGATTATGGAGATCCTTCCGGCAAGTGTGAACACTATAGACATGGAAATTGCGGCGCAGAAGCTGCCTTGAAGGTCGCCAAAAAGGTTAGCAAAATTAATGATATGTTTTGCGGATTAGTCAACAATAAATATCTCAATGAAtattaatgtgaaatataattTGTGCAGAATTGTGTTGGAAAAAACATATGTGTGTTTATGACTTCGGACGAGATGTTTGGTGCGAGTCACTGCAATAAAGAGGCTAAGTTTTTTATTCAACTCACTTGTAAAAAAGCTTGAGTTTCTTAGTTGCTCCTTAATTAATAAGGTCTTTAAGAAAATGGTTGCATGGTTTGTTTTCTTGTAATGATCAAGTTCTTATTGATTATTAAAGGAATGTCCGATATAAGTTATTTATTCTATTTGTTATTTTGCAACAAGGATTGATGTTGATGGCTCTTTGGGTGATCCAATTCATCTTCGATATCAACTTTCTCAATCTCATACTTCTGGCAAAAAGAAAAGACTTTATCCAAAGAATGCCACTCATTATctctaaaattttgaagttgTCTCTTTGTTAATTTCATCAATGACATTGCATTCAAAATGTCTTGATTCCTTTTTTGCAAAGCCTTGGATAAACTATCTGTAAGTCTTAAAAGATGAACCATCATTTGCAGATAaaacacaaaatcaaaatccTGAAAATATACAAGAAGACCATATGCTTGTCGTCTTTTTGAGTCGTCCAAGCCCTCATTCTCAATATGTTTAAGCACAAGATGATGGGAGAAAATAACTCAATCAAACGCAACAGAGTTTTTCAGTGAGAACCCCAACGTATCTGTCCTGGTATTTGAATAGCAACCTCTTGATTCGACCCTTTTTCTGTGTTGATTTTACCATCAAGAATATCTTCCTCAATCATTTTTCTTTGATCTTCCCGAATCTGATACTTTCTCTTGCATGAATCTCCAACCACATTCAACAAtaaagaaatcatatcaaagaATCCTCGAATCTCAAAATTCTTTTTGCAACAACCACAACAACCAATTGAAGTTGATGAGCAAAACAGTGGACATAATAAGCTGAAGTGTTTTCCCGTAAAATCAGTGAACTTAGTCCGTTATATTCAcctctaaactattaaaactgaagtacaaatagtatttaatcctgggtttttcacaaaaattaCATCATACTGCCACTGTTGATGCACAGTcgttttagccaaaaaaaattaacctaaAATTCACTCGAGGTTACGTTCTTTCTGGACCGAGATATTTGCAAGTTTGTTTCTAAGCCTAATGTTATATTGTTCTGGGCTTGCTATATTTTCATGGCCCAGATAACTAACACTTTCTGTATTTTACCAcaatatgttttcatttttcataCATATACTCATCCTCATATGGGATACGTCGATAATGTGGCGATACTCattaagtttaatattttattatattagctTTTTTGACAACACTTATATTATATCAGTTAAATCAGTATATTTAACTCATGAGTATGAGTATGAGGTCCATTagttacaaataaataaatgcaGTTTATACAAAcccaaatttaatatatatgttttcaaacacaagttcatcacattattatttgaaatacaTGTGacctttaaaatataaatattgatgtTATATTTTCACGAATAATATATCCATTACAAAAAACAATGGGATGGacaatgataattttttttggttagcaTTGCAactacatatttaaaatattgttttgctACATTGAAGGTAAAATTTTTTAATACTGTAGCTTGGTTTCAAAAGACGACGTATCTAACACCACAAACAAAATTATTCTGATTTTTTAGAAATGACCAACAAATGATATACCGTACTTTgagcaaaacaacaaaaacaaatcaaatttcTATAATCAATTTAGCATAAAAAcgaaatgaaattaaaaatttgactCAACCTCATTTTGTGAACCATGTATCTAATTAAAGTTTCAAATGTCGTTTCGTGCACATGTTTATTACAACTAACATTCATCATATGATCTTTTCGTTTTAGACGTATATTGTACAAAGGACTTATTACTACTGCCATTAATTAGATATAATACACAGTCGtttaatttacataatttaCCTCGTATAAAACATTCATTTAGTTAGGCCAACCGATGGGGTTTTTATTCTTAATTCTTAACTTTTTAGATAGATCcgttaatttaattaaaaactagaaTGGTACCCGCGTTAAAATGCAGGATTTTTTACCAACCgataaaattatgtataaatatttgttcaGTAGGTTAAttggatatttattttactttgtctTGAATTCATAATTTGTTCAATACTttgtgaaaatatattaataatttgtgGCTATTATTAAACCAATGCTCTTTTGATTTGTGGAActatatctttatttattagttgatctattttttatttgaatgttACATGCAGATTTCTTATGATGCAACAAATAACTAATGTTCTTTTGCTATTAGATATTTATTCATATGATTATAAATATGACATATTTTGAATATCtatgataaattatttctagaaaatataattgattttatgtttttgtgtgTTAACGATTTAACAACCTCCACAATATGTGGTAACAATACATATTTATGACCCAATTAATATCTTACATTGTTAATAAATTAAGTAAATCATTATATTGTATAATGAGTAGAATTAGGAGTAGGTCCAAACTTAAATGACAACAtttaatagtagataaaaaaataggactctaaattaatagattagactagCTTTTGACCCGTGCGGGCACACGGGTGTaaagtaattttatgtttttgttacatactaaaaatattattgttgcATATGTTATTAAGTTCTGAAATTAGTGTATCtagtttattttgtttagtGTACATTTTTTAACTATAATGTTAT
It encodes:
- the LOC130510958 gene encoding beta-galactosidase 14-like, yielding MDTSHSRRRGYIFLLVLSYSSVLGLASNMNISSNDARGNKTDSFFEDQYAYTHYGTDMGKEYIICAESTMESPWVLGCNKSKEVFTKINFADYGDPSGKCEHYRHGNCGAEAALKVAKKNCVGKNICVFMTSDEMFGASHCNKEAKFFIQLTCKKA